Proteins from one Streptomyces caniferus genomic window:
- a CDS encoding methyltransferase — protein sequence MTSAHGDAAELSAQLSEHMNGFLYSAALYTVTLHGVADHLAGGPRTPEELGELTGLHGPHLGRVLRYLSTREVFQEDAEGRFALTPMAELLRSEVPGSLRDSFLMLGDDLYWKPVGRLHETVRTGRTAFDEIFGAPFFAHLQTDPAAASLFNAGTAGFSHLVTEHVAQSYDFPEGTTVVDVGGGRGGLLRSVLAAHPRITGTLYDQASVIAEHQLDGPEVAGRWSTASGDFFASVPAGHDHYLLKSILHDWSDENCLRILQAVRAGMRPDSKLLVVDPVIPSGNAFDASKTIDVMMMAVYDGKERTQREFEEILTKAGFRITRILPTPSLMSVIEAVIA from the coding sequence ATGACATCTGCTCACGGCGACGCCGCCGAGCTCAGCGCACAGCTGTCGGAGCACATGAACGGCTTTCTGTACTCGGCGGCGCTCTACACGGTGACCCTGCACGGTGTCGCCGACCATCTCGCCGGCGGCCCGCGCACGCCCGAGGAGCTCGGGGAGCTCACCGGTCTGCACGGCCCGCACCTGGGCCGGGTGCTGCGCTATCTGTCCACGCGCGAGGTGTTCCAGGAGGACGCGGAGGGACGCTTCGCTCTCACGCCCATGGCGGAGCTGCTCCGCAGCGAGGTGCCCGGCTCCCTGCGCGACAGCTTCCTCATGCTGGGCGACGACCTGTACTGGAAGCCGGTCGGCCGGCTGCACGAGACGGTCCGGACGGGCCGTACCGCCTTCGACGAGATCTTCGGTGCGCCGTTCTTCGCGCATCTGCAGACGGACCCGGCCGCCGCCTCGCTCTTCAACGCCGGGACCGCGGGCTTCTCGCACCTGGTGACCGAACATGTCGCGCAGAGCTACGACTTCCCGGAGGGCACCACCGTCGTCGACGTCGGCGGCGGGCGCGGCGGTCTGCTGCGCTCGGTGCTCGCCGCGCACCCGCGGATCACCGGCACGCTGTACGACCAGGCGTCGGTCATCGCCGAACACCAGCTGGACGGGCCCGAGGTGGCGGGCCGGTGGTCCACCGCCTCCGGCGACTTCTTCGCGTCGGTGCCGGCCGGTCACGACCACTATCTGCTCAAGTCCATCCTGCACGACTGGAGCGACGAGAACTGCCTGCGCATCCTGCAGGCCGTGCGGGCGGGCATGCGCCCGGACAGCAAGCTGCTGGTCGTCGACCCGGTCATCCCGTCGGGCAACGCGTTCGACGCCAGCAAGACCATCGACGTGATGATGATGGCCGTCTACGACGGCAAGGAGCGCACCCAGCGGGAGTTCGAGGAGATCCTCACCAAGGCCGGGTTCAGGATCACCCGCATCCTGCCGACACCGTCCCTGATGTCGGTCATCGAGGCGGTCATCGCCTGA
- the metK gene encoding methionine adenosyltransferase produces MSRRLFTSESVTEGHPDKIADQISDTVLDALLTADPASRVAVETLITTGQVHLAGEVTTTAYAPIAALVREKILDIGYDSSAKGFDGTSCGVSVSLGAQSPDIAQGVDTAYEKRAAQAAPGGETDELDGQGAGDQGLMFGYACDDTPELMPLPIQLAHRLAQRLTEVRKDGTVPYLRPDGKTQVTIEYLGNQPTRLDTVVVSSQHASDIDLDALLAPDIREFVVEHVLRQLADDGIKLDTEGYRLLVNPTGRFEVGGPMGDAGLTGRKIIIDTYGGMARHGGGAFSGKDPSKVDRSAAYAMRWVAKNVVAAGLARRCEVQVAYAIGKAQPVGLFIETFGTAVVATERIEKAVTEVFDLRPASLIRDLDLLRPIYAKTAAYGHFGRELPEFTWERTDRVDVLRKAAGV; encoded by the coding sequence ATGTCCCGCCGCCTGTTCACCTCGGAGTCCGTGACCGAGGGCCACCCCGACAAGATCGCCGACCAGATCAGCGACACCGTCCTCGACGCGTTGCTGACGGCCGACCCCGCCTCCCGGGTCGCCGTCGAAACCCTCATCACCACCGGGCAGGTCCACCTCGCCGGTGAGGTGACCACCACCGCGTACGCTCCGATCGCCGCGCTCGTCCGCGAGAAGATCCTCGACATCGGCTACGACTCGTCCGCCAAGGGCTTCGACGGCACCTCCTGCGGCGTCTCCGTCTCCCTCGGCGCCCAGTCGCCCGACATCGCGCAGGGCGTGGACACCGCATACGAGAAGCGGGCGGCACAGGCCGCGCCGGGCGGGGAGACCGATGAGCTCGACGGTCAGGGCGCCGGCGACCAGGGTCTGATGTTCGGCTACGCCTGCGACGACACCCCCGAGTTGATGCCGCTGCCCATACAGCTGGCGCACCGGCTCGCCCAGCGGCTGACGGAGGTCCGCAAGGACGGCACCGTTCCCTACCTGCGCCCGGACGGCAAGACGCAGGTCACCATCGAGTACCTCGGCAACCAGCCGACCCGTCTGGACACCGTCGTGGTCTCGTCCCAGCACGCCTCCGACATCGACCTGGACGCGCTGCTGGCCCCCGACATCCGCGAGTTCGTCGTCGAGCACGTCCTGCGGCAACTGGCCGACGACGGCATCAAGCTCGACACCGAGGGCTACCGGCTGCTGGTCAACCCGACCGGCCGCTTCGAGGTCGGCGGCCCCATGGGCGACGCCGGCCTCACCGGCCGGAAGATCATCATCGATACGTACGGCGGTATGGCCCGGCACGGTGGCGGCGCCTTCTCGGGCAAGGATCCCTCCAAGGTCGACCGCTCCGCGGCCTATGCGATGCGCTGGGTGGCGAAGAACGTGGTCGCGGCCGGGCTGGCCCGCCGCTGCGAGGTCCAGGTGGCCTACGCCATCGGCAAGGCGCAGCCCGTCGGCCTCTTCATCGAGACCTTCGGCACCGCCGTGGTGGCCACCGAGCGGATCGAGAAGGCCGTGACCGAGGTCTTCGACCTCCGTCCTGCCTCCCTCATCCGCGACCTCGACCTGCTCCGCCCCATCTACGCCAAGACCGCCGCGTACGGCCACTTCGGCCGGGAGCTTCCGGAGTTCACCTGGGAGCGCACCGACCGGGTGGACGTCCTGCGCAAGGCCGCAGGAGTCTGA
- the ahcY gene encoding adenosylhomocysteinase, protein MTTAATGQDFKVADLSLAAFGRKEITLAEHEMPGLMAIRKEYAAARPLAGARITGSLHMTVQTAVLIETLAALGAEVRWASCNIFSTQDHAAAAIAVGPTGTPEAPAGIPVFAWKGESLEEYWWCTEQALTWPNSPTGGPNMILDDGGDATLLVHKGVEYEKAGKVPAVETAESEEHRAILELLTRTLGEAPQKWTDLASEIRGVTEETTTGVHRLYEMHRDGDLLFPAINVNDAVTKSKFDNKYGCRHSLIDGINRATDVLIGGKTAVVCGYGDVGKGCAESLRGQGARVIITEIDPICALQAAMDGYQVTTLDEVVESADIFVTTTGNKDIIMASHMARMKHQAIVGNIGHFDNEIDMAGLAKLEGIVKDEVKPQVHTWTHPDGKVLIVLSEGRLLNLGNATGHPSFVMSNSFADQTLAQIELFTKPEEYPTDVYVLPKHLDEKVARLHLDALGVKLTELRPEQAAYIGVQVEGPYKPDHYRY, encoded by the coding sequence ATGACGACAGCAGCCACCGGCCAGGACTTCAAGGTCGCCGACCTGTCCCTCGCCGCTTTCGGCCGCAAGGAGATCACCCTGGCCGAGCATGAGATGCCCGGTCTGATGGCGATCCGCAAGGAGTACGCCGCCGCCCGGCCGCTGGCCGGTGCGCGGATCACCGGTTCCCTGCACATGACCGTGCAGACGGCCGTCCTGATCGAGACCCTGGCCGCGCTGGGCGCCGAGGTCCGCTGGGCGTCCTGCAACATCTTCTCCACCCAGGACCACGCGGCCGCGGCGATCGCGGTGGGCCCGACCGGGACGCCGGAGGCGCCGGCGGGTATTCCGGTCTTCGCCTGGAAGGGCGAGAGCCTGGAGGAGTACTGGTGGTGCACGGAGCAGGCGCTGACCTGGCCGAACTCGCCCACCGGCGGCCCGAACATGATTCTCGACGACGGTGGTGACGCCACGCTGCTGGTGCACAAGGGCGTCGAGTACGAGAAGGCCGGGAAGGTTCCGGCGGTCGAGACGGCGGAGAGCGAGGAGCACCGGGCGATCCTGGAGCTGCTGACCCGCACGCTGGGTGAGGCGCCGCAGAAGTGGACGGACCTGGCGTCCGAGATCCGTGGTGTCACCGAGGAGACCACGACCGGTGTGCACCGTCTGTACGAGATGCACCGTGACGGTGACCTGCTCTTCCCGGCGATCAATGTGAACGATGCCGTGACGAAGTCGAAGTTCGACAACAAGTACGGCTGCCGGCACTCCCTGATCGACGGCATCAACCGTGCCACCGATGTGCTGATCGGCGGCAAGACGGCCGTGGTCTGCGGCTACGGCGATGTCGGCAAGGGCTGCGCGGAGTCGCTGCGCGGCCAGGGCGCGCGGGTGATCATCACGGAGATCGACCCGATCTGCGCGCTGCAGGCGGCGATGGACGGCTACCAGGTCACCACCCTCGACGAGGTCGTGGAGAGCGCGGACATCTTCGTCACCACGACGGGCAACAAGGACATCATCATGGCGTCGCACATGGCGCGGATGAAGCACCAGGCGATCGTGGGCAACATCGGTCACTTCGACAACGAGATCGACATGGCCGGCCTGGCCAAGCTCGAGGGCATCGTCAAGGACGAGGTCAAGCCGCAGGTGCACACCTGGACGCACCCGGACGGCAAGGTGCTGATCGTGCTGTCCGAGGGCCGTCTGCTCAACCTGGGCAACGCCACCGGTCACCCCTCCTTCGTGATGTCCAACTCCTTCGCGGACCAGACGCTGGCCCAGATCGAGCTGTTCACCAAGCCCGAGGAGTACCCCACCGACGTCTACGTGCTGCCCAAGCACCTCGACGAGAAGGTCGCCCGCCTCCACCTCGACGCCCTCGGCGTCAAGCTCACCGAGCTGCGCCCGGAGCAGGCCGCCTACATCGGCGTCCAGGTCGAGGGCCCGTACAAGCCCGACCACTACCGCTACTGA
- a CDS encoding alpha/beta fold hydrolase — protein sequence MKRSDSPTPPSALRALRTQQPLWTAATTDDGLPVEYATIEVPRDHTDPAGERLTLALSRHRATDPDRRRGILLAVNGGPGGDWGLGRGLVAKFAGTPLHEVYDLIGFDPRGTGASTPLHAEVTLPKAPFDSRPPDSAFDTLAEDMRRRELACERAGGALRPHISTPNTARDMDLVRCVLGEERLNFVGYAYGAYVGAVYGSLFPERLDRSVLDSCVHPGWTWREQFLWQGDAVRRNVDAWAGWTGDRHRHFGLGTDATAVLASVEDVVARLEHRPDGCRLRTLLDGAVGTRATDRAQWAELGFLVRDVRAAARAGDETRLHDLLSEQGTWRPGDSEGDLRCGVLEAITLEHDWPADPETYFADMREFRRRFPYGYGVLRAQPWVGAFRTFTAPERPVTLARRGYPAGLVVQADGDPMDHYAGGVAMAERLGHHLVTVEDSGDHEVFVLSGNARVDAHVHRYLVDGTLPPARTGVPGTAARPDLPADAPAATLPV from the coding sequence ATGAAGCGGTCCGACTCCCCGACGCCCCCCTCCGCGCTGCGTGCCCTGCGCACCCAGCAGCCGCTGTGGACGGCGGCCACAACCGACGACGGCCTCCCGGTCGAGTACGCGACCATCGAGGTGCCCCGGGACCACACCGATCCCGCCGGAGAGCGGCTGACCCTGGCACTCAGCCGCCACCGGGCCACCGACCCGGACCGCCGGCGGGGCATCCTGCTGGCCGTCAACGGCGGCCCCGGCGGTGACTGGGGCCTGGGCCGGGGCCTGGTGGCGAAGTTCGCCGGCACCCCGCTGCACGAGGTCTACGACCTCATCGGCTTCGACCCGCGCGGCACCGGGGCCTCCACCCCGCTGCACGCCGAAGTAACGCTTCCCAAGGCACCGTTCGACTCCCGCCCGCCCGACTCCGCCTTCGACACGCTCGCCGAGGACATGCGGCGCCGCGAACTGGCCTGCGAGCGGGCCGGCGGCGCGCTGCGCCCCCACATCAGCACCCCGAACACCGCCAGGGACATGGACCTCGTCCGCTGCGTCCTCGGTGAGGAACGGCTGAACTTCGTCGGGTACGCGTACGGGGCGTATGTCGGCGCCGTCTACGGCTCGCTCTTCCCCGAGCGGCTGGACCGCAGCGTCCTGGACTCCTGCGTCCACCCCGGCTGGACCTGGCGCGAGCAGTTCCTGTGGCAGGGCGACGCCGTCCGGCGCAATGTGGACGCCTGGGCCGGGTGGACCGGCGACCGCCACCGCCACTTCGGCCTCGGCACCGACGCCACCGCGGTGCTCGCCTCCGTCGAGGACGTGGTCGCCCGCCTGGAACACCGGCCGGACGGCTGCCGGTTGCGCACCCTGCTCGACGGCGCGGTGGGCACCCGCGCGACCGACCGCGCCCAGTGGGCCGAACTCGGCTTCCTGGTACGCGACGTACGGGCCGCGGCACGGGCCGGGGACGAGACGCGCCTCCACGACCTGCTGTCGGAACAGGGCACCTGGCGGCCCGGCGACAGCGAGGGCGATCTGCGCTGCGGCGTCCTCGAAGCCATCACCCTGGAACACGACTGGCCCGCGGACCCGGAGACCTACTTCGCGGACATGCGGGAGTTCCGCCGCCGCTTCCCCTACGGCTACGGAGTGCTGCGGGCACAGCCCTGGGTGGGCGCCTTCCGCACCTTCACCGCGCCGGAGCGCCCCGTGACCCTCGCGCGCCGCGGCTACCCGGCCGGGCTCGTCGTCCAGGCCGACGGCGACCCCATGGACCACTACGCCGGCGGCGTCGCCATGGCCGAACGGCTCGGCCATCACCTCGTCACGGTCGAGGACTCCGGCGACCACGAGGTGTTCGTACTGTCCGGCAATGCGCGGGTGGATGCCCACGTCCACCGCTACCTCGTGGACGGCACCCTGCCGCCCGCGCGCACCGGCGTACCCGGAACCGCCGCCCGCCCCGATCTTCCGGCCGACGCACCCGCCGCCACCCTCCCCGTCTGA
- the metH gene encoding methionine synthase yields MNARVTSLREALASRVVVADGAMGTMLQAQDPSMEDFQQLEGCNEILNVTRPDIVRSVHEEYFAVGVDCVETNTFGANFAALAEYDIPERVFELSESGARLAREVADEFTASTGQQRYVLGSMGPGTKLPTLGHAPYVTLRDAYQQNAEGMIAGGADALLVETTQDLLQTKAAILGARRALKATGSNLPVICSVTVETTGTMLLGSEIGAALTALEPLGIDMIGLNCATGPAEMSEHLRYLARHSRIPLACMPNAGLPVLGKNGAHYPLTAGELADAQETFVAEYGLSLVGGCCGTTPEHLRQVVERVRGIAPPTRTPRPEPGAASLYQTVPFRQDTSYLAIGERTNANGSKKFREAMLEARWDDCVEMARDQIREGAHMLDLCVDYVGRDGVADMEELAGRFATASTLPIVLDSTELNVLQAGLEKLGGRAVLNSVNYEDGDGPESRFAKVTALAAEHGAALIALTIDEEGQARTVEHKVAIAERLIADLTGNWGIHESDILIDCLTFTICTGQEESRKDGVNTIEAIRELKRRHPDVQTTLGLSNISFGLNPAARIVLNSVFLDECVKAGLDSAIVHASKILPIARLEEEQVEVALDLIHDRRSEGYDPLQKLLVLFEGATAQSMKAGRAEELLALPLEERLQRRIIDGEKNGLEADLDEALQGRPALEIVNDTLLEGMKVVGELFGSGQMQLPFVLQSAEVMKSAVAHLEPHMEKSDDEGKGTIVLATVRGDVHDIGKNLVDIILSNNGYNVVNLGIKQPVSAILEAAEEHRADVIGMSGLLVKSTVIMKENLEELNQRKMAADFPVILGGAALTRAYVEQDLHEIYEGEVRYARDAFEGLRLMDALIAVKRGVPGATLPELKQRRVKAAAVLVEERPEEPPSRSDVALDNPVPTPPFWGTRVVKGLPLKEYAAWLDEGALFKGQWGLKQARTGDGPTYEELVETEGRPRLRGWLDKLQTENLLEAAVVHGYFPCVSKGEDLILLHEDGTERTRFTFPRQRRGRRLCLADYFRPEETGETDVVGLQVVTVGSKIGGATAELFAANSYRDYLELHGLSVQLAEALAEYWHARVRSELAIGSGDPATLDGMLRTEYQGCRYSFGYPACPDLEDRAKIAVLLRPERIGVELSEEFQLHPEQSTDAIVVHHPEAGYFNAGGRG; encoded by the coding sequence ATGAACGCCCGCGTCACCTCGCTGCGTGAGGCCCTGGCCTCGCGGGTGGTGGTCGCGGACGGTGCGATGGGCACCATGCTGCAGGCGCAGGATCCGTCCATGGAGGACTTCCAGCAGCTGGAGGGCTGCAACGAGATCCTCAACGTCACCCGGCCGGACATCGTGCGCTCGGTGCACGAGGAGTACTTCGCGGTCGGTGTCGACTGCGTCGAGACCAATACGTTCGGTGCGAATTTCGCCGCGCTGGCCGAGTACGACATTCCCGAACGGGTCTTCGAGCTGTCCGAGTCCGGTGCCCGGCTGGCACGCGAGGTGGCGGACGAGTTCACCGCCTCCACGGGCCAGCAGCGCTACGTCCTGGGCTCGATGGGTCCGGGGACGAAGCTGCCGACCCTGGGGCATGCGCCGTATGTGACGCTGCGCGATGCGTATCAGCAGAACGCGGAGGGGATGATCGCCGGCGGTGCGGACGCGCTGCTGGTGGAGACGACGCAGGACCTGCTGCAGACCAAGGCCGCCATTCTCGGCGCGCGGCGCGCCCTGAAGGCCACCGGCAGCAACCTCCCGGTGATCTGCTCGGTCACCGTCGAGACGACCGGCACGATGTTGCTGGGGTCGGAGATCGGTGCGGCGCTGACGGCGCTGGAGCCGCTGGGCATCGACATGATCGGTCTGAACTGTGCGACCGGTCCGGCCGAGATGAGCGAGCATCTGCGTTACCTCGCCCGCCACTCGCGCATCCCGCTGGCGTGTATGCCGAATGCTGGTCTGCCGGTGCTGGGCAAGAACGGTGCGCACTATCCGCTGACGGCCGGTGAGCTGGCCGACGCGCAGGAGACGTTCGTCGCCGAGTACGGGCTGTCGCTGGTCGGCGGGTGCTGCGGGACGACGCCGGAGCATCTGCGGCAGGTCGTCGAGCGGGTGCGCGGCATCGCCCCGCCCACGCGTACGCCGCGCCCCGAGCCGGGCGCCGCCTCCCTCTACCAGACGGTGCCGTTCCGGCAGGACACCTCGTATCTGGCGATCGGGGAGCGGACGAACGCCAACGGGTCGAAGAAGTTCCGCGAGGCGATGCTGGAGGCGCGCTGGGACGACTGTGTCGAGATGGCGCGCGACCAGATCCGTGAGGGCGCGCACATGCTCGATCTGTGCGTCGATTATGTGGGGCGCGACGGCGTGGCGGACATGGAGGAGCTGGCGGGCCGGTTCGCGACCGCCTCCACCCTCCCGATCGTGCTGGACTCCACGGAATTGAACGTCCTCCAGGCCGGGTTGGAGAAGCTCGGCGGCCGGGCGGTCCTCAACTCGGTCAACTACGAGGACGGCGACGGGCCGGAGTCGCGCTTCGCGAAGGTCACCGCGCTGGCGGCCGAGCACGGTGCGGCGCTGATCGCGCTGACCATCGACGAGGAGGGCCAGGCCCGCACCGTCGAGCACAAGGTCGCCATCGCGGAGCGGCTGATCGCGGACCTGACCGGCAACTGGGGCATCCACGAGTCGGACATCCTCATCGACTGTCTGACCTTCACGATCTGCACCGGCCAGGAGGAGTCCCGCAAGGACGGCGTCAACACCATCGAAGCCATCAGGGAGTTGAAGCGCAGACACCCGGACGTGCAGACCACGCTCGGCCTGTCGAACATCTCCTTCGGGCTCAATCCCGCCGCGCGGATCGTCCTCAATTCCGTGTTCCTGGACGAGTGCGTCAAGGCCGGCCTGGATTCGGCGATCGTGCACGCGAGCAAGATCCTGCCGATCGCGCGGCTGGAGGAGGAGCAGGTCGAGGTCGCCCTCGATCTGATCCACGACCGGCGCAGCGAGGGCTACGACCCCTTGCAGAAGCTTCTCGTCCTCTTCGAGGGCGCCACCGCCCAGTCGATGAAGGCCGGGCGGGCCGAGGAGCTGTTGGCGCTGCCGCTGGAGGAGCGGCTGCAGCGGCGGATCATCGACGGGGAGAAGAACGGTCTGGAGGCCGACCTCGACGAGGCGCTGCAGGGGCGGCCGGCGCTGGAGATCGTCAACGACACCCTCCTGGAGGGCATGAAGGTCGTCGGTGAGCTGTTCGGCTCCGGGCAGATGCAGCTGCCGTTCGTGCTGCAGTCGGCCGAGGTGATGAAGAGCGCGGTGGCGCATCTGGAGCCGCACATGGAGAAGTCGGACGACGAGGGCAAGGGCACCATCGTGCTGGCCACCGTCCGCGGCGACGTCCATGACATCGGCAAGAACCTCGTCGACATCATCCTGTCCAACAACGGCTACAACGTCGTCAACCTCGGCATCAAGCAGCCGGTCTCGGCGATCCTGGAAGCCGCCGAGGAGCACCGCGCCGACGTCATCGGGATGTCCGGGCTCCTGGTCAAGTCCACGGTGATCATGAAGGAGAACCTGGAAGAGCTCAACCAGCGCAAGATGGCGGCCGACTTCCCCGTCATCCTCGGCGGCGCCGCCCTCACCCGCGCCTACGTCGAACAGGACCTCCACGAGATCTACGAGGGCGAGGTCCGCTACGCCCGCGACGCCTTCGAGGGCCTGCGCCTGATGGACGCCCTCATCGCCGTCAAGCGCGGCGTGCCCGGCGCCACCCTCCCCGAACTCAAGCAACGCCGGGTCAAGGCCGCCGCCGTCCTCGTCGAGGAGCGCCCGGAGGAGCCCCCGTCCCGCTCCGACGTCGCCCTCGACAACCCGGTCCCCACCCCGCCGTTCTGGGGCACGCGGGTCGTCAAGGGACTCCCGCTCAAGGAGTACGCCGCCTGGCTGGACGAGGGGGCCCTGTTCAAGGGGCAGTGGGGGCTCAAGCAGGCCCGTACCGGCGACGGTCCGACCTACGAGGAGCTGGTGGAGACCGAGGGCCGTCCCCGGCTGCGCGGCTGGCTCGACAAGCTGCAGACCGAGAACCTCCTCGAAGCCGCCGTCGTCCACGGCTACTTCCCCTGCGTGTCCAAGGGCGAGGACCTCATCCTCCTGCACGAGGACGGCACCGAGCGCACCCGCTTCACCTTCCCCCGCCAGCGCCGCGGCCGGCGCCTGTGCCTGGCCGACTACTTCCGCCCCGAGGAAACCGGCGAGACCGACGTCGTCGGCCTCCAGGTCGTCACCGTCGGCTCCAAGATCGGCGGCGCCACCGCCGAACTCTTCGCCGCCAACTCCTACCGCGACTACCTCGAACTCCACGGCCTGTCCGTCCAGTTGGCCGAGGCACTCGCCGAATACTGGCACGCCCGGGTCCGGAGCGAACTCGCCATCGGCTCCGGCGACCCGGCAACGCTGGACGGTATGCTGCGCACCGAGTACCAGGGCTGCCGCTACTCCTTCGGCTACCCCGCCTGCCCCGATCTGGAGGACCGCGCCAAGATCGCGGTCCTGCTGCGGCCGGAGCGGATCGGCGTCGAGCTCTCCGAGGAGTTCCAGCTGCACCCCGAGCAGTCCACCGATGCGATCGTCGTCCACCACCCGGAAGCCGGCTACTTCAACGCGGGAGGGCGGGGATGA
- a CDS encoding nucleotide disphospho-sugar-binding domain-containing protein gives MRILIVVWPLTAHLYPTLPVAWALQGAGHEVRVASHPDLAGTITAAGLPAVPLGTPETIASPAAVGDHLLPADHRERLAAALDVDRDSDTDVWATVSTYTLASSRVFHPADGATEGWGGVDDLVAAARDWQPDLVLWDPNWPAAAVAARACGAAHGRVLWGRDYLGWACHRIGRRRAELAAAGLPDPVAEIVRPAADRHGVPVDDDLLLGQFTLDPTPADMRLPSRARTVPVRRIPYTGAAAVPSWLRARPARPRVALTLGATQRMFDNDKVLVPSLLEMVDGLDIEVIATLDTSQLGGQRLPDNVRAVDYLPLNLLLPSCSAIVHHGGIGTFTAAVAHSVPQLVVGDELRVAYAANSAYAVGHGAGLAVDPQRQSVAEMRARFLRVLTEPSFQEGTRRLHADWLAMPSPNDTVPVLEKLAALHRTAR, from the coding sequence ATGCGCATACTGATCGTGGTGTGGCCGCTGACCGCACATCTGTACCCGACCCTTCCGGTCGCCTGGGCACTCCAGGGCGCGGGCCACGAGGTCCGTGTCGCCTCCCATCCGGACCTGGCCGGCACCATCACCGCCGCCGGACTGCCCGCGGTGCCGCTGGGCACGCCGGAGACCATCGCCTCCCCCGCGGCCGTCGGCGACCACCTGCTGCCCGCCGACCACCGCGAGCGGCTCGCCGCGGCTCTGGACGTCGACCGGGACAGCGACACCGATGTCTGGGCCACCGTCAGCACGTACACCCTGGCGTCCTCACGCGTCTTCCACCCCGCGGACGGCGCGACGGAAGGCTGGGGCGGGGTCGACGATCTGGTCGCCGCGGCCCGTGACTGGCAGCCCGATCTGGTGCTGTGGGACCCGAACTGGCCGGCCGCCGCGGTCGCCGCGCGGGCCTGCGGCGCGGCCCACGGGCGGGTGCTGTGGGGGCGCGACTACCTGGGCTGGGCCTGTCACCGGATCGGCCGGCGCCGTGCCGAACTGGCGGCCGCCGGGCTGCCCGACCCGGTGGCCGAGATCGTCCGCCCGGCGGCCGACCGCCACGGGGTACCGGTCGACGACGACCTGCTGCTGGGCCAGTTCACCCTCGATCCGACGCCCGCCGACATGCGGCTGCCGAGCCGCGCCCGTACCGTCCCGGTCCGGCGCATCCCGTACACCGGCGCTGCGGCCGTCCCGTCCTGGTTGCGCGCGCGGCCCGCCCGGCCGCGGGTCGCGCTGACGCTGGGCGCGACCCAGCGCATGTTCGACAACGACAAGGTGCTGGTCCCGTCGCTGCTGGAGATGGTGGACGGCCTGGACATCGAGGTGATCGCCACCCTCGACACCTCTCAACTGGGCGGACAGCGCCTGCCGGACAACGTCCGTGCCGTCGACTACCTGCCGCTGAACCTGCTGCTGCCGAGCTGCTCGGCGATCGTGCACCACGGCGGTATCGGCACCTTCACGGCGGCCGTCGCCCACAGCGTGCCGCAGCTGGTCGTCGGGGACGAGCTGCGGGTGGCGTACGCCGCCAACTCCGCCTATGCGGTCGGCCACGGAGCGGGCCTCGCGGTGGATCCTCAGCGGCAGTCGGTGGCGGAGATGCGCGCCCGCTTCCTGCGGGTCCTCACGGAGCCGTCGTTTCAGGAGGGCACCCGGCGGCTGCATGCGGACTGGCTGGCCATGCCGAGCCCGAACGACACGGTGCCCGTGCTGGAGAAGCTCGCGGCGCTGCACCGCACCGCGCGCTGA
- a CDS encoding Gfo/Idh/MocA family protein → MPPPVRIAVLGCAAIARRRMLPAFARTPGATPVVVASRDAARAEELARVYGCRSVQGYAAALDAPDVDAVYLPLPAALHADWAEAALRAGKHVLAEKPLALEPERTDRLLELATARGLVVAENVMFPHHRQHSAVRTLVRAGAIGELRSLHASFAVPRLPDEDIRYRPELGGGALWDTGVYPVRAAVHHLGGGLRVAGAVLARGPGRLVDTAGSALLVRDDGVSAQLSFGLDHPYRNVCELWGTRGRLVIERAFTPPADLTPLVRLEDGTGTREIRLPPDDQVQNTVRAFCAAVRARRTAPDGAIREQARLLHAIRHRAHMRSADDPASTGAPYRAAR, encoded by the coding sequence ATGCCGCCCCCCGTCCGGATCGCCGTACTGGGCTGCGCCGCCATCGCCCGCCGGCGCATGCTGCCCGCCTTCGCCCGTACCCCCGGAGCGACGCCCGTGGTGGTGGCGAGCAGGGACGCCGCCCGTGCCGAGGAGCTGGCCCGGGTGTACGGATGCCGGTCCGTCCAGGGCTATGCCGCGGCGCTGGACGCCCCGGACGTGGACGCCGTCTACCTTCCGCTGCCCGCCGCGCTGCACGCCGACTGGGCGGAGGCCGCGCTGCGCGCCGGCAAACACGTCCTGGCGGAGAAACCCCTCGCGCTCGAGCCGGAGCGCACCGACCGGCTGCTCGAACTGGCCACGGCACGGGGACTGGTGGTCGCGGAGAACGTGATGTTCCCCCACCACCGCCAGCACTCCGCCGTACGGACCCTGGTGCGTGCGGGCGCCATCGGAGAACTCCGCTCCCTGCACGCGTCCTTCGCCGTGCCCCGGCTGCCCGACGAGGACATCCGCTACCGGCCCGAGCTGGGCGGCGGCGCCCTGTGGGACACCGGGGTCTACCCCGTCCGGGCCGCCGTCCACCACCTCGGGGGTGGGCTGCGGGTCGCCGGGGCCGTCCTGGCCCGCGGACCGGGCCGCCTGGTGGACACGGCCGGATCGGCGCTGCTGGTCCGGGACGACGGGGTGAGTGCCCAGCTGTCGTTCGGCCTGGACCACCCGTACCGGAACGTCTGCGAACTGTGGGGCACACGGGGCCGCCTCGTCATCGAGCGGGCCTTCACCCCGCCCGCCGATCTGACGCCACTGGTCCGCCTGGAGGACGGCACGGGCACCCGGGAGATCCGGCTCCCTCCGGACGACCAGGTGCAGAACACCGTCCGTGCCTTCTGCGCCGCGGTACGCGCCCGCCGGACGGCGCCGGACGGCGCCATCCGCGAACAGGCACGGCTGCTGCACGCCATCCGCCACCGGGCGCACATGCGATCGGCGGACGACCCGGCCTCCACCGGGGCTCCCTACCGTGCCGCCCGATGA